CTCATTGAGGCGGCAGAGCAGACTTCGCAGAGCGGGAAGTTTCGACGAACGGAGTTCCTGGATCCCTACGGACAGGAGATTGCCGAGGTCATCGCGGCCAATTATTCGGAGCTGACTGTCTCCTTTGAGGGAGGGTACCCCGGTGCGGAGCGCCAGCGCGCTATATTCCGAGACCGCACGTTTGAAGTGGAGCCGCCTTGGGAGATCAACGTTGTAAAGGCAAGCTGGGGCGGCGGATTCTATCATCTGACGCATCGAGACATATTGGGAGCTCTCATGGGGCTGGGCATTGACCGGGCCGTCTTGGGAGATTTTTCCATTCGCGAGGGCGAAGTCAAGATTATATGCGATGAAAAGGTGTCCGAATTTCTCCTTCGAGAGGTGATCTGTATCGGCTCCGTGAAGGTCACCTGCACGACGGATACGCTCGACAGCATTCCGCCCAAAGAGGAGCGCGTCAAGGAGATCAAGGCGACGGTCGCATCGCTGCGCGTCGACTCCATCGCGGCGGTCGGCTTCGGCATGTCGCGCAGCCGCGCGGCGAGCGATATTGAAGCCGATAAGCTCAAGCTCAACTGGCAGTCCGTCAAGAGCAATTCGCAGACGGTCAAGGTGGGGGATGTCCTCTCCATGCGCGGCCGAGGCCGCTTGGAGGTCGCGGCAATCACCGGAATGACGAAAAAGGGCAGAACAGGTGTCTGCTTGAAGAGATATATGTAAAGAAAGGGAGGGGCTCTTACGCAAGCGGTATGCATAGCGGCCATTGTTATTTTGGTCGATCAACTGACGAAGTGGCTTGTGCAGGAGCTGTTTCAGCCGGGCATGAGCCTTCCCCTTTGGCAGGACATCTTTCATCTGACCTATGTGCAGAATCCGGGAGCCGCCTTCGGAATTTTCGCCCATCAGCAGCTCTTCTTCATTCTGACGACGGTCGTTCTGTTCGCTGTATTCCTCCGCTTTCTGTCGTATATCAGGCGGCAGGGGCGATGTATGATCCTCGGCGTGGCGCTTCTTTTAGGCGGAGCGGTGGGAAACCTCGTGGACCGCGCGCGCTATGGCTACGTGGTGGACTTCTTTGACTTTCGCATCTGGCCCGTATTCAACGTGGCGGATATCGCGATCTGCGTCGGCGTGGGATTGATGGTATACGCGATCCTCTTCCACATGAAGGAGGCGGAATGATGGCGGCCGATACGCTTCAAAGCGAGCTCGAAGGAGAGCGGCTGGATCGATTTCTGGTGAACGCGTATCCCGATAAATCACGCTCCTACATACAGAAGTGCATTGTCGACGGATGCATCCGAGTGAACGGGAAGATGGTGCTGAAGGCGAACTGCCGGCTGCATGCGGGGGAATCCGTTGAAGTCGATTTCCCGCCGCCGGAGCCCTTGGAGGTTGCGGCGGAGGATATCCCGCTGGACATTCTCTACGAGGATTCCGACGTCATCGTCGTCAACAAGGCGCGCGGCATGGTCGTCCATCCCGCGGCAGGGGCATATCGGGGCACCTTAGTCAACGCTCTCCTCTATCATACGAAGGATCTCTCCGGCATCAACGGCGTCCTGCGCCCCGGCATCGTCCATCGCCTGGACAAGGATACCTCCGGCGTGATGATCGTGGCAAAGAACGATGCCGCACATCATGTCCTGGCGGAGGAAATCGCGACGAAAACGGCCAAGCGCAAATATCTTGCCATCGTCTGCGGCAACATTCCCGCGGAAAAGGGGACCATCCACGGCGCGATCGGACGGTCGCCGACCGACCGCAAGAAAATGGCGGTTGTCAAGGAAAACGGCAAGCCGGCGACGACGCATTTCGAGGTGCTTAAGAGATTTCGTGAGCACTGCCTCGTGCGCTGTGAGCTCACGACGGGCAGAACGCACCAGATACGCGTGCATCTCGCACATATCGGACATCCCTTGTTAAATGATCCCGCGTACGGTAAAATAGATAAGAGGCTTTCGATGAAGGGGCAGGCACTGCATTCCTCAGAGCTGGATTTTCTGCATCCGAGGACGAAGGAATCCATGCATTTCGAGGCTCCCATGCCGCGGGATATGGAAGAGGCGCTGCGCCTGTTGGAGAGTTAGAAACGGAGTGGTAACGATGAAAAATCTGGTGGATAAAACAGTCATCCTTGATGGCGACGGCATTCGCCGCGCCTTGACGCGTATCGCTCATGAAATCGTCGAGAAGAACAAGGGCGTGGAGAACATCGTTCTCGTCGGCATTCGCACGCGGGGAATTCCGCTCTCCGAGCGCATCGCCGATGAGATACAGGGCATCGAGGGCGTGCGTCCGCCACTCGGCGTGCTTGACATTACGCTCTATCGTGATGATCTTTCGACGCTTTCCTATCAGCCGATCGTTCATCCGACCGAGCTGCCTGTGGATATATCGGGCAAAACGATTGTCCTCGTGGATGATGTCCTCTTTACGGGACGCACGATACGTGCGGCGCTCGATGCGCTCATCGACATGGGACGCCCCAAGAGCATACAGCTTGCCGTTCTCATCGATCGCGGGCATCGCGAGCTCCCCATCCGCGCGGACTTCGTCGGAAAGAACGTCCCCACGGCAACAAGGGAATCCGTCAGCGTATTTCTCTCGGAGAGCGATGCGGAGGACAAGGTCGTCATTCGTGAAGTTGTAGAAGGCTAAAATGCGTATATGCATTATGTGAAAATCCGCCCTCCGATTGCCGGGGAGCGGATTTTAAACTTTCTGGAAGAATCTGCCGCCATACCCCGATCCGGGAGGGCAAGGCACTATACCTCAGCGCTGCCGCACGGGAACCTCTCGGAGGCTCGCCGCGATGGTAATATGCGGGAATCGGCGGAAGGCTTCGACACCTGTCGCGCCTGTGGTGACGGCTAAGAAGGGGACATTCGCCGCTTCGGCGGCCTTGGCGTCGACGATATTGTCGCCCGTGTAGAGCGTTTCATCCGCCGCTGTGCCGAAGTGCTCCATGGCGAGGAGCAGTCCCTCGGGGGACGGCTTACACGCTTCGACCTCATCACAGCCGATGACGATATCGAGCAAGTCGCTGACGCCGTCCCGCTCGAATTTCTCGAGAATGCGGCGCTTCGTCTTTGTCGAGATGATCCCGATTTTTTTATGATGCGCTTTCAGCCTTCGGAGAAGCGGCAGTGTGTCCGGATAAAAGTGGGTATTGGGCGTCATGTGCTCGTTCGCATGGACGCGGTACCGCTTCAGAAAATCCTCCTGCCATGCGCGGTCGCTCTTGCCGGTGAGGATGAAGATCGCCTCGTGCATTGTGAGACCTATCGTCGCGTGAATATCCGCGTCCGGGACATCGGGGAGCCCACAGTCGGCGAGCGTCTTGTGAAAGCAGAGCGTAATGCCGGTGGAAGAGTCGGCAAGCGTATAGTCAAAGTCAAAGAGATACAGCTGATAGTCTGTTTTCAATGTGATTCACCTCGGGATAAGTATAGCACAATTCACTGCGGAATGTAACGCACATCCGAGACACCATTTGACAGAAAGCAGGATCCGCATATAATAGAGGAAAGAGATGTCCCAAGGAAGCATTACGCGATACGCGCGGAAAGACGGAAAATGAGGAAGACAGATGAAAATCATTGACGCACATCTTCACTTTTGTGAGGAAGAGTATTTTGATACGATTGCCGCAACTGCGGGGCATGCAAACACCGCCGAGCACCTGATGTCCGAGTATGAGCGGCTCGGAATCGCGGGCGGCGTCGTCATGGGCAACCGCAGCCTGGAGCCGGCATATCATGCCCGATACCCGAAGAAGCTCCGCTATTGCATCGGTGTAGATACGAGCATGACGGGCATCCCCATCCCCGACCAGGTGGAAAAAATCGAGGAAAATCTGAAGCTGGAAGCATGTGTGGGCGTCAAGCTATACCCCGGCTACAGTCATTTTTACGTTTACGATGAGACGCTTGACCCCGTCTATGAGCTCGCAAAGAAGTACGATAAGCCCGTCGCTGTCCATACGGGGCTGACGGCGACAGACCATGCCGTCTTAAAGTACGCGCATCCCCTGACGCTCGATGAAGCGGCTGTGCGTCATCCCGGCGTGCAGTTCGTCATGTGCCACTTCGGCAACCCGTTCCTGGAGGCCGCCGTCGCCGTCGTCGAGAAGAACCCAAATGTCGCGGTCGATCTCTCCGGGCTCATCGAGGGGAAAATCACCGATATGGATCGCTTCTCGAAGAAGAAAAAAGGCTATCTGCGCATGATCAATGATTGGCTCGAATACATGAATCTGTACGATCGATTCATGTACGGGACGGATTGGCCGCTTGCCAATATCGAGGATTACATCGCGTTTTTAAAGCTCTTCATACCTGAAGAGGAGTGGGAGAAAGTATTCTTCCGAAACGCCAACTGCATCTATGGGCTGGGACTGTAATTTTGGACAGCCTTACTAAGGTACAGAAAAGGATGATTTCTGCTATAACCACCTTGCGCCGCCTTGTCAAAGAGTCGTCTTTTGTTATGGAAAAAATATGAAAATCCTAGTTCTCGTTGGCGCTTCACCTTTGTTCTGCAAAGCCGCTGAATTTTATGGCGAGCTTGTTATATCGTTGGGAGGTTTCATCGATTTTCTGTTTGTCTCGGCATTTCTAGAAGGGGGAGAGCTCTGTGAAAGGGGAGGAACGTTTCAGCTCTGTCGTGCAACTCGTGGCGAGCATGCAATTGCCTGATGAAGTGTTCAACGCGGCAAAGAAGGGGATTCTCATACTAATCTCAAGTTAAATTAGTTCGTCCGTTCTATTGTGATATAATGCTGAAAGCGTAAACAAAATGAATAGGAGAACACATATGCGCAGATTCATCATAGAACCGGAAGAATACGCAAAGATCGCAGCAGAGGAGAAGGCAACACAGGATAAGAAAACATCACGGAAATTAAGGGCCCTCATGCTTCGCTATGAAGTCTTGAGTAACATAGAAGCAGCAAACAGGCTTGGCCTTGGCAGAGTGAGAATCAGCCAACTGGTGAGCGAATACAAGAAAAACGCTCTTGCATCCTTTCTCGAGAATAAATACAAGGGAAACAATCGCAACATGACGGAAGCCGAAGAACTGGAAATATTGGAACGTTTTCGTAAGAAGGCAGAGGCAGGTCAAGTGGTTGTTGTAAAAGACATTAAGGCGACCTTTGACGAAAAGCTGGGTAGAGATACGGGACGCGGCTATATCTATATGTTGCTCAAAAGACATGGCTGGCGTAAGATAATGCCGCGCTCCAAGCATCCGAAAAAAGCAAATGAAGAGGCGATCGAGGCCTCAAAAAAATTAAGGGAGTCGCAGACGATCTTTCTATAAGACCCCTTCGACGGCGGAGGGTTTCCTTATTCGGCAGTGTCAGCCGGAAAGTTCTAGAGGGATCCGGTTACACCAGCATCACTGTAAAATGGCCGTATTCGACGCATATACATATCGAGATGGCAGAACGTATTAAGAAGAGTATGGCTGTTGAAAAGGCAATCGCATACATCCATGTACTATGTAAGGAAGGAGCTGTTTCATGTGGCAAAATTAATTCTTGCCACATGAAACAGCTTTTTGGCGCCAAATAGGCATGATCATGATAAAATCCCCCAGTTCAACTGGGGGTAGATAAAAAATCTTACAGAAAAGGGTAGCGCCTCCTATGCTAAACTATAAGTGGCCTGACAACCACAAAGATAGCATAGGAGGTGCTTGTCAATGCAAGACGTAAAAAGTTTATCACATAGTAAGTGGAGATGTAAATATCTTATAGTGTTTGCTCCGAAATATCGACGACAGGCGATATACAAATAGATTAAGACGGATGCAGGAAAAATTTTGAGGGATTTATGTGAACGTAAAGGCGTAGAAATTTTAGCCGCGGAGTAGTTCCGTTTTTTTTTGCAGGATAGAATCCTCCCCCTATAATGCAGAATCATCGCATTGATTTTGAATTATGCGAATATTATAATACATTTAACGTTATTTATGGTGTAATAAAAGAGAAGGAGGGTATTTTCATGCGTAAGATGTGGGTATTATTCGTATCCGGCGTGCTGCTGCTGACGACCGCAGTCTTTGCCGGCTGCGGCAGTGAGGATGCGTCGACGGGAGACAAAGGCAGTGGTGATAAGACGCTCGTTGTCTATAACTGCAATCCGGACGACTGGACGGCGCCCATTGTCAAGGAATTCCAAGAGCAGACGGGGATTGAAGTACAGCTTGTATCAGGCGGATCGGGCGAGCTGATGGCACGTGTCCGCGCGGAAAAGGACAATCCGCTCGGCGATGTCATGTGGGGCGGTTCCGGCGACTCGTA
This portion of the Selenomonas sp. TAMA-11512 genome encodes:
- a CDS encoding HAD-IA family hydrolase, coding for MKTDYQLYLFDFDYTLADSSTGITLCFHKTLADCGLPDVPDADIHATIGLTMHEAIFILTGKSDRAWQEDFLKRYRVHANEHMTPNTHFYPDTLPLLRRLKAHHKKIGIISTKTKRRILEKFERDGVSDLLDIVIGCDEVEACKPSPEGLLLAMEHFGTAADETLYTGDNIVDAKAAEAANVPFLAVTTGATGVEAFRRFPHITIAASLREVPVRQR
- a CDS encoding YlmH/Sll1252 family protein is translated as MSNRDKILRYYRGTEGEEVAVRLIEAAEQTSQSGKFRRTEFLDPYGQEIAEVIAANYSELTVSFEGGYPGAERQRAIFRDRTFEVEPPWEINVVKASWGGGFYHLTHRDILGALMGLGIDRAVLGDFSIREGEVKIICDEKVSEFLLREVICIGSVKVTCTTDTLDSIPPKEERVKEIKATVASLRVDSIAAVGFGMSRSRAASDIEADKLKLNWQSVKSNSQTVKVGDVLSMRGRGRLEVAAITGMTKKGRTGVCLKRYM
- the pyrR gene encoding bifunctional pyr operon transcriptional regulator/uracil phosphoribosyltransferase PyrR, which codes for MKNLVDKTVILDGDGIRRALTRIAHEIVEKNKGVENIVLVGIRTRGIPLSERIADEIQGIEGVRPPLGVLDITLYRDDLSTLSYQPIVHPTELPVDISGKTIVLVDDVLFTGRTIRAALDALIDMGRPKSIQLAVLIDRGHRELPIRADFVGKNVPTATRESVSVFLSESDAEDKVVIREVVEG
- the lspA gene encoding signal peptidase II, translated to MAAIVILVDQLTKWLVQELFQPGMSLPLWQDIFHLTYVQNPGAAFGIFAHQQLFFILTTVVLFAVFLRFLSYIRRQGRCMILGVALLLGGAVGNLVDRARYGYVVDFFDFRIWPVFNVADIAICVGVGLMVYAILFHMKEAE
- a CDS encoding amidohydrolase family protein, with the protein product MKIIDAHLHFCEEEYFDTIAATAGHANTAEHLMSEYERLGIAGGVVMGNRSLEPAYHARYPKKLRYCIGVDTSMTGIPIPDQVEKIEENLKLEACVGVKLYPGYSHFYVYDETLDPVYELAKKYDKPVAVHTGLTATDHAVLKYAHPLTLDEAAVRHPGVQFVMCHFGNPFLEAAVAVVEKNPNVAVDLSGLIEGKITDMDRFSKKKKGYLRMINDWLEYMNLYDRFMYGTDWPLANIEDYIAFLKLFIPEEEWEKVFFRNANCIYGLGL
- a CDS encoding RluA family pseudouridine synthase, translated to MMAADTLQSELEGERLDRFLVNAYPDKSRSYIQKCIVDGCIRVNGKMVLKANCRLHAGESVEVDFPPPEPLEVAAEDIPLDILYEDSDVIVVNKARGMVVHPAAGAYRGTLVNALLYHTKDLSGINGVLRPGIVHRLDKDTSGVMIVAKNDAAHHVLAEEIATKTAKRKYLAIVCGNIPAEKGTIHGAIGRSPTDRKKMAVVKENGKPATTHFEVLKRFREHCLVRCELTTGRTHQIRVHLAHIGHPLLNDPAYGKIDKRLSMKGQALHSSELDFLHPRTKESMHFEAPMPRDMEEALRLLES
- a CDS encoding winged helix-turn-helix domain-containing protein, which codes for MRRFIIEPEEYAKIAAEEKATQDKKTSRKLRALMLRYEVLSNIEAANRLGLGRVRISQLVSEYKKNALASFLENKYKGNNRNMTEAEELEILERFRKKAEAGQVVVVKDIKATFDEKLGRDTGRGYIYMLLKRHGWRKIMPRSKHPKKANEEAIEASKKLRESQTIFL